taaagactcgctattgttttaacttgagtaaaaatcaaatcaagagagagatattaactccttgagatactttaatctagattgagtctgactgtctagttgattctctagcaaattatttcggagttagtccatacagatttctaagcgaaatattgggtggtgttgttagaccccctctttttcaggcCTTGAATTAGCCAGTTGCTCATAATCCTGGACACAATAATTTCTTTCACCCATGATGCAAGTTTCGTTGGTTAATCTTCCAGAACAATAAAAACCAGGGGAGTAACCAGGGCTTGGCTGACCCTGGACTTAGCCCCTTAGCCTAGAAATGATATGTTTTTGTATGCGTAATCTAAGTTTGATTGAAAAATAACTGTAAGTTTTAAGCTTAAGCCAGGTATAGAATCCTATTATGAGGAATACAGAATTGTTTTGAAGCATACAAAACACTTACCCTAACTAGTATCAGTTGATAAGGGGGTGTCTAAAGCTAGTTAACTTCCTTAGATAATCTTGAttaatttattattatctttttaaatttgtaaattttaaaaaaaatttcttttctctctcttctttactcCAACCAACTTTAAACCGACTACAATTTTCATCGCCTTCGACTAAAGGTAAAGGCTCTAATCAATTTTTTATCAGCAAATtagtgaaaaaaagaagaaatagaagTTAAAGTAGAAATTAAATTGAGTGAAGTTGGAGAGCAATAACCAGATCCTCACTATAAGAAAATTAATGTCCAATAAAAAATATCTATAAACCGAAATCttattttcttgtgtttgatCGATATGTTAGGTTTAAATCGGAAAAATTATGGCAGTTACAAAGTGAAATTTAGTTTACAATTGAAACGAATTATCAGCCGAGCTACTCATTGTTCTTCATTCTGAAAGtgctgatgaacagttcggctgataatttaaCAAGAAAATGTTAGCCGAACTTCATTTTATGAAGAACAATACTAAATTCGGCTTTTCTATTATTTGTTCGAGTCGACAGTTAAAGAGTGAAGTTTGGCTGCTAAGTAATAAAGTTCTGCTGATAACTTATTTGCCGAACCTAGGTATGTTTCAAAAGATCTAGGTTTCGGCAAGTAACTTGTCAACCAAACCTAGGTTTAGGTTTTGTAAACAcagaaaaaattaaaagaaaagtgaccgttttttcaaaataaaaatataaaaagaattaaaaatataaagaagattaaaaataaataaatgataaaCACATTATTGTCCTTATTAAACATGGTGGATAAGGGTTATTACTTTTGTCTTTATTGAATATGCCTCAAAACTTTGCTACCGATAAAAACTCGAGTACATCATagatatttttttctctccttATAGGTTTTGATTTCAATTTCCAAGTTCGAGTCTTGTTTCTAGATGAGTTTGCACTCTGTCAGTTTTGTTTACTTCCTATCTAGTTACTTCTATGAATAAATACTTATGGTTCAATTATTTCATGGTTCCTCCCCTGCATAAATCTCATTTATATAGGGTTCAAAACTCAGATCATTTCACCAAACGTTCTCGCTTCATCAGAAATCCTTGAAATGAAATCAACGGATGCAAGGCGAGGCGGCTAGGTCTAGGTGGcgcatgttagaatacgggcatccaactcaaaaccaattgtctatgagtggagaggccctaaggattataaactacatgatcttagattgcccagacaatgtgggactaataatctcaacacgccccctcacgtgtggccatgttagaatacgggcatccaactcaaaaccaattgacaatgagaaccaattgacaatgagtggagtggctcaTAGGAtcataaaccgcaggatcttagccTTAGATTTCCCagataatgtgggactaataatctcaacacgcaccctcacgtgtagccttgtTCGGTCTAACAAGTGGACAATTATATCGtagtctcgttgggtctaacacgtggacaaataaatcgtagcctcgttgggtctaacacgtggacaattaaatcgggtgtcGCGGATTAAATGTGCGGTCAACTGGAATGCAAAACTGATGACTCAACACAAACAAAattgtagcctcgttgggtctaacacgtggacaattaaatcggatgTCGCGGATTAAAGGTGTGGTCTGCAAAACTGATGACTCAATACAAACAAATAGTCTGCTctgaatatgggcatccaactcaaaatcaattggcaatgagtggagaggacccaaagattataaaccgtggatcttagataacccagacaatgtgggactaatagtctCAACAATGCATTGTCTTTTGTTCTGGGCTTTTAATTTTACCCATTTCCAAAGAAAACATGGGCTCTGAAATGTGCACTTTTTTATGGGAAAGGCCCTTTGCGGTGGCGCCTTAGGCGTACCCTCAGTGGAAGTTTTAAGTCACTGTCTCTTGGGTAGTTTGGAGTCTTTGGACGCAAATTTGTCAATGGGTTATTAGTAGGGTCATTCAAAGAGAAGTCCCGCTCTACAGACTCAATGAATCTACATCATTTATTCTCTCAGTCTCTTTGGACTCTTATATCTGTTTCACTCTCAAGTGATCCACAACCAGCCATCAAACAAGTAACAAGCAATGAAGCAGGATTGCAAAAATGTGGACGAATTAATCACGGACGGACGCAAAACTCGTCGTGGAGTGGACCGATTGCTCGTTCATTTTGAAGAGAATGACAAAAATTGATTGAGGAGCTCTACTGCTATGTAGCTTCTTAATTGGTGCATTACAAACTAGCTAGCTAGAGATGGCATTATGCAGTGAACTTCACTCGTGATGCATTTTCTTTTAGAATTTCATGAAAATGCCATCTAATACTTTACCAGACAACAACTTTTCCTCCTCCTACCACTATTACTGACTTTTTTTGGATTCATTAATTAACTTTTCTTACATCATGCATTTGTTCTTTTATTATATACTGAAATCcagctgttgttgttgttcttaccTCAAGAATCAAGAATTTGCCATGGATTTCAAGTAAATAGTTCACTTGAATAATTAATTGCAGATTAGAGTCTTTAGTATATTAACAAATGAGATAAATGGTACAACAAAATATATGGTCCAAAACGTGAACCTTTGCAGTACTACTCTCACCGGctactaggttttttttttaggttttacatCTCGAAGACGTGCTACTAGATCCCTTTCTGGTAGAGTGATAAAGTTGCACCGTGTTGATATAACAGGCAAGCTAAAAGTTTAAATGATTGAAGGCATCATGCATGCTTAAATCCATAAACTTGAACTTCACATATGAGTCAGTGAATGCTTGTATTTTTTTACCATTTTGACAATGCTAGATCAccaatcaacttgcataatcaatAACGTATTCACATTtgaagtacaaaaaaaaaaaaaaaggttttttcaGTAAAATATTTAGCAAATTCTCTATAAATCCATATAATTATTACTCTCCTCATTCTCTTCAAAACATTTTCTCAAAAAGACCTCTCATGGAagatcaatcatcatcatcagtaccttcatccCTATCTTCATCACCATTACCAAACACCCATCTCAAAACATATGAACTAGCAGCGTCTTCCATATCATACACCAAATTTACTTCCTCATCATCcacaccaaattttcttttcaaacctTGCACTACATCTTCACCACCAACTTACATCATCCGGGACGTTTCTTTCACGGCATACCCTTCGCAAATCCTTGCCATTGTTGGTCCTAGTGGTGCCGGTAAGTCGACTCTTCTTGACATTTTAGCAGCAAGAACTTTACCTACCCATGGCTCTCTTTTCCTCAATTCGACGCCTCTTAATTCTTCTTCGTTCAGGAAACTGTCCGCCTATGTTCCGCAACATGATGCATCTCTTCCATTACTTACAGTCTTAGAAACCTTCATTTTTGCTGCTAAACTTCTCATTCCAGACAACTCACAAATTTCCTCAGTTGTGGACACTCTCCTCGCCGATCTTCGCCTTTCTCACCTTGCCAATACCCGTCTCTCGTGTGGTCTGTCCGGTGGAGAACGTAGACGTGTTTCCATCGGTCTTAGTCTTCTTCATGACCCTTCTGTTTTACTTCTTGACGAACCAACTTCTGGTCTTGATAGCTCATCAGCTTTCAATGTAATGCAAACACTTCGATCGATTGTTGGCTCTCGTCATAGAACTTTGATCCTTTCAATTCATCAACCCAACTTCAAAATTTTGTCCACCATTGACAGTATTCTTTTACTATCAAAAGGAGAAGTTGTACACCATGGATCAATTTCTTCTCTTCAGTCATTTTTACTCACTAGTGGCTTTGCAGTACCTCCGCAGCTCAATGCACTTGAATATGCAATGGAAATACTAAACCAACTGCGTGAAAACAGAATCATAACTTCTCCCGAATCCGTTCCTACTCCATCCATTGACCAtacatcttcttctttatccaaCAATGATCTCTTACCAAGAGAGAAAAGATTTAAAAGTTCAAAAATTCACGAGATTCTTACTCTTTACAATAGGTTTTGGAAGATCATTTATAGAACAAGACAGCTTCTGTTCACAAACACATTAGAAGCTCTTATAGTTGGTGTTGTTTTAGGCACTATTTACATTCATGTTGGTTATGATAAACAAGGGGTTGACAAAAGATTTGGTCTGTTTGCTTTCACTCTTACGTTTCTTCTTTCGTCGACAACTGAAGCTCTACCAATCTTCATTAGTGAAAGGCCAATCTTATTAAGAGAAACTTCAACAGGACTTTACAGTCTTTCATCTCATCTTATCGCTAACACCTTAGTTTTCTTACCGTACTTG
This portion of the Papaver somniferum cultivar HN1 chromosome 11, ASM357369v1, whole genome shotgun sequence genome encodes:
- the LOC113323220 gene encoding ABC transporter G family member 4-like, translated to MEDQSSSSVPSSLSSSPLPNTHLKTYELAASSISYTKFTSSSSTPNFLFKPCTTSSPPTYIIRDVSFTAYPSQILAIVGPSGAGKSTLLDILAARTLPTHGSLFLNSTPLNSSSFRKLSAYVPQHDASLPLLTVLETFIFAAKLLIPDNSQISSVVDTLLADLRLSHLANTRLSCGLSGGERRRVSIGLSLLHDPSVLLLDEPTSGLDSSSAFNVMQTLRSIVGSRHRTLILSIHQPNFKILSTIDSILLLSKGEVVHHGSISSLQSFLLTSGFAVPPQLNALEYAMEILNQLRENRIITSPESVPTPSIDHTSSSLSNNDLLPREKRFKSSKIHEILTLYNRFWKIIYRTRQLLFTNTLEALIVGVVLGTIYIHVGYDKQGVDKRFGLFAFTLTFLLSSTTEALPIFISERPILLRETSTGLYSLSSHLIANTLVFLPYLLAIALVYSISVYFLVGLCSTWQAFSYFVLVIWIVLLMANSFVLFLSSLAPNYVAGTSSVTIFLGAFFLFSGYFISKGSLPKYWLFMHYLSMYKYALDALLINEYSCMVSRCLVWEDEVNKVCMMTGGDVLLKKELHERQRWINIYILIGFFVFYRVLCLLVLIRKASRSKK